The Desulfovibrio sp. DNA window TGTCATGGACTATAGCATTAAAACCGTACAGGCGTCAGAAATTCTTGATTCACGGGGAAATCCAACTCTTGAGGTGGAAGTTACGAGTAACGAAGGCGTGAGGGCGCGGGCTTCTGTTCCCTCAGGGGCAAGTACGGGAACCAGGGAAGCAGTGGAAATGCGGGACAAGGACGCCGCACGCTTTGGCGGCAAAGGTGTTTTGCAGGCAATCAACCACGTCAACAACGAGATTCAACACGCCGTCACCGGGTTAGATTGCAGAAACCAACGGCTGATAGACAACACGCTCATCAGCCTGGACGGCACACCAAACAAATCTAGGCTTGGTGCAAACGCCATTTTGGGCGTGTCCATGGCTGCATGCCGCCTTGCTGCCAATGCCGCCGATCTGCCGCTTTACGCCTATATTGGGGGCGCATCAGCCACACTACTTCCTGTTCCGTGCATGAATATCATCAACGGTGGCGTGCATGCCCGCTGGCAAGGTGCCGATTTTCAGGAATTCATGATTGCTCCGCAGGGTGCTTCTAGTATCAGCGAGGCCGTGCGTTGGGGCAGCGAAGTGTACCACGCTCTGCGAGCGGTATTGCTTGAAAAGGGGCTCTCGGCTGGTGTTGGCGACGAAGGCGGGTTTGCGCCCGCAGTTTCTTCTAATCGTCAACCGCTGGAGCTTATTGTTCAAGCCATTCAAAGGGCTGGGTACACCCCCGGTAAAGATGTTGCCATCTGCATGGACCCCGCTTCGAGCGAATTCTACAAGAACGGTCGCTACCACTTACGCACAGAAGGGCGGGAACTGACCGCCGCAAAAATGACTGAGTATTACGCGGCCCTTATTGACGAGTTTCCGGTTGTGCTGCTGGAAGACGGGCTGGCCGAAGATGACTGGTCTGGCTGGGCGCTGCTGCAAGCCAAATTGGGCGGCAAGGTTGAGATTGTGGGCGATGACCTGTTTGTGACCAATATTCAGTATATCAGGCGCGGTATTGATGAAAAGCTAGCCAATGCGGCGTTGATCAAGCTGAACCAGATCGGCACTGTCAGCGAAACAATTGATGCCGTGCGCCTGTGCCAGCGCAATGCATGGGGAGCCTTTGTTTCCCATAGAAGCGGCGAAACAACTGACACCTTTATTGCCGATATGACAGTTGGCCTTGGCACTGGTCACTTAAAAACCGGTGCGCCCTGCCGTGGCGAACGGGTTGAAAAATATAACCAATTGATGCGGATTGAGCAGAGCCTTGGTGAAACAGCTGTTTACGCAGGGGCGAAAGCGTTTATTACGACGAGGGCTTAAGAATGATCAAGTCGCTTCTTGTCATCAGTGCCGGAGCATCAGCAGGGGCAGCAGTGCGCTGGGGCCTTGGGCTCACATTGAACTCAATGTTTCCCCTGATTCCCCTTGGCACATTGGTTGCCAATATGCTTGGCGGGGGGAGGGTCAGGGGCAT harbors:
- the eno gene encoding phosphopyruvate hydratase; translation: MDYSIKTVQASEILDSRGNPTLEVEVTSNEGVRARASVPSGASTGTREAVEMRDKDAARFGGKGVLQAINHVNNEIQHAVTGLDCRNQRLIDNTLISLDGTPNKSRLGANAILGVSMAACRLAANAADLPLYAYIGGASATLLPVPCMNIINGGVHARWQGADFQEFMIAPQGASSISEAVRWGSEVYHALRAVLLEKGLSAGVGDEGGFAPAVSSNRQPLELIVQAIQRAGYTPGKDVAICMDPASSEFYKNGRYHLRTEGRELTAAKMTEYYAALIDEFPVVLLEDGLAEDDWSGWALLQAKLGGKVEIVGDDLFVTNIQYIRRGIDEKLANAALIKLNQIGTVSETIDAVRLCQRNAWGAFVSHRSGETTDTFIADMTVGLGTGHLKTGAPCRGERVEKYNQLMRIEQSLGETAVYAGAKAFITTRA